Within the Iodidimonas sp. SYSU 1G8 genome, the region AGCGACGCCAGCGTGCTGCTGACCAGGAACCGCATGAAGCCCGGCGTGCGCGTCTGAGCCGGCAGCTCGCGGAGCCGATCCATCAGCCTGGCGGGAGGCCGCACGTTCGGCGGCTCGGGCTCGCGAATCTGCTTGAGGCCGAGCAGTCCGATGGTGGTGAGGATGAAGGCGAGCAGGAAGGTGGTCGCATAGCCGTTGCTGAACACGTCGTGCTCGATGAAGTAGCCGCCGCCCATATAGGCGACGCCCGCCGCGACGATCCCGGCGAAGAAATTGCGGAAGCCCATCAGCCGGCCGCGGATCGCCATCGGGATCAGCTTGGACACGGTGAACTGGAACGCCACGGACTGCATGCCGTTGAACGCGCCGAACAGGAACAGGGACACGCCGATGGTCCACAACGCCGGCCCGGGCGGCAGGAAGAAGCCCGCCAGGGCGATGGCCAGCACGCTGGCCCGCATGGCGCCGCCGACCCACATGAAGACGGGGACCACTTTCTTCCGGTGCGAAATCAGATTGCCGCCGGGCAACGAGGCCAGGGTGGCGCCGATGTGCTGGGCAGCCAGAACGAAGCCGACGACGGTGGGCGAGCCGGACAGCACGAACAGATAGGCGGGCAGGAAGGTGGGGGCCTGCAGCAAGCGGAACCCGGTCATGCCGAAGACGCCGTGGAGCAGCAGCGCAAAATAATTGCGGCGCAGGTTCTTGTTCACCTCCTCGGCGAACACCTGTTCCGCGTTCGGCGGCTCCGGCGCCTGAGCCGCGCCGGCCTGATCGCTCTCTCCCCGAGTTTCCAGCAACCGAGCCATCCCCGATTAGCGGGCGCTTGCTTCTATCCAGCAGCCCTTGGATGGCTTACTTATCGCAGAAACCGACCGCGAGTAACCCTGAATGTCCATCGACAAAAGCAATGCAGCCCGGCGACCCACGCCGGGAGTGAGGCTCACGCTGCTGCTCGGCGCGCTGACGGCGTTCGGACCGATTTCCATCGACATGTACCTGCCCGCCATGCCGGCCATCGCCGCCGATCTGGCCACCGACGCCGAAGGCGCGCAGCTGACCCTGTCGTCGTTCCTGATCGGCCTGGCCATCGGGCAGCTTTTCTACGGGCCGCTGTCGGACAGGGTAGGCCGCAGGCCGCCTTTGATGATCGGCATCGTGCTGTTCGTCATCGCCAGCATCGCCTGCGCCTTCGCGACCTCCATCACCGCGCTCATCGTGCTGCGCTTCATCCAGGCGCTGGGCGCCTGTGTCGGGCCCGTGCTGGCGCGGACGGTGGTCACCGACATCTATGAGCGGCGCGACGCCGCCCGCATGTTCTCCATGCTGATGCTGGTCATGGGTCTTGCCCCGATCCTGGCGCCGCTGGCGGGCGGCTGGGTGCTGGCGTTCAGCAACTGGGAGACCATCTTTCTGGTCCTGGCCGGATTCGGCGTGCTGATCGGTGGCATGGTATTGCTGCGCCTGCACGAATCGCGGCCCGAGCACGTCGCGATCCACGCCAAGACCGAATCGCCGTTCCAAGCCATCGCCTCGGTCGCGCGGCAGCGACAGATCGTGGGCTACGCCATCGCGGGCGGCATGAGCACGGCGTCCATGTTCACCTATATCGCCGCGTCGCCGGATCTGCTGATCCAGACCTATGGCATCGCGCCTCAGCACTATGGCTGGATCTTTGGCGCCAACGCCGTCGGCCTGATCGCCGCGTCGCAGGTCAACCGCGCCTTGCTCTCGCGCTATACGAGCCACCAGCTGTTGCAGGCCGCGCTGCGCACCAGCGTGGTGCTGTCAGCACTGCTGCTGGCGGCCGCGATCACGGGTTTCGGCGGCCTGGTGGGCATTCTGGTGCCGCTGTTCCTGCTGATCACCTGCATGGGCTTCGCCATGCCGAACGGAATGGCGTCCGCCATGGTCATCGATCTGAAGCGCGCGGGCAGCACCTCGGCCTTCGTCGGCAGCATCCAGTTCGCGCTCGGGGCGTTCGCCTCGGCCGTGGTGGGACTGCTGCATGACGGCTCGGCCGTGCCCATGGCGGCGGTGATCGCCTGCGCGCTCACGCTGGGCGTGATCGCCATCCAGTTCCTGGTGGGCAAGCCGCCGGCCTTCGCGAGCTGATCCGGATCAGCGCCGCGTGGTCGCCTTCCAGGATGGCGGGCGCACCGGATCGGTCTTGCCGTCCCAGGTCTCGGCGCCCTGCTTGATGACGTCGAACATCAGGATGTGCTCGTGGTCGGTCGGCATGAGCTGGATCATCACGCCCGGCGCGTCCACCAGATCCAGATAGGCGTGCGAGTTGATGTAGCGGTGGCCAACCACATAGTTGATGCCCCGCTCGGTCAGCTCCCGCAGCTTGCCGTCGACATCGTCGCACCAGACGGCGAGGTGTTGCAGGCCGCCTTCGGGATTTTCCTTCAGGTAGTCGCCATAGATGGTCGGGCCGCTGTCGTCGTACGGCGTGATCAGCTCGATCTGCTGGTCGCCCGAATACGCGAAGGCCGCCTGGATATGGCAGTCCATGCGCTCGCCATAATGCTCGGCCGGCAGCCGGATATCCTCGATCAGGTAGAACGGACCGATGCCTCGCGCCAGCCAATGCTGGATGCCTTTGTGCATGTCCGGCACCACGTAGCCCTGCTGCACGACAGGGCCAAACAGCTTGCTCATTTCGTCTCTCCCCAGAGTGAGCGCCTAGCGAAGCACAGTCAGGCGCCGCCGGTCCAGCGCGGCGTCACGCCAGCAGCTCCAGATCCATCGAGACAGGCAGATCGCGGGACGAGCCGCCGAACCACAGGATGAACCGGCCCGGCTCGGCGACCCAGCATCCGGCATGGACGTCGTACCAGGACAGGTCGCGGGGCGTGAGCGTGAAGGTCACGGTCGCCGTCTCTCCCGGCGCCAGCATCAGTTTGCGAAAGCCCTTCAACTCGCGGGGCGGGCGCACCTCGGACGCGGCGCAATCCTCCACATAGAGCTGCACCGTCTCGTGACCGGCGCGGTCGCCGCTGTTGGTCACCTCGACGGAGACGGGGATCGCCTCGCCTTGGCGCACGCTGGCGGGACCGCGAGCGGCGCCATAGGCAAAGCGCGTGTAGGAGAGGCCGAAGCCGAACGGGAACAGCGGGTCGATCTTCTTGCGGTCGTAATAGCGGTAGCCGACGAAGATGCCCTCGCCGTAATTGGCGTCGCGGGTGCCGGGATAATGGATGTAGGTCGGGTTGTCTTCCAGCCGGCGCGGCATGGTGTGCGGCAGCTTGCCGGACGGGTTCACCTGTCCCAGCAGCGCGCGGGCGATGGCGTGGCCGCCTTCCTGACCGGGCAGCCAGGCCGTCATCAGCCCCTTCACCTTGCCGAGCCAGGGCAGCGTCATCGGCCCGCCATTCTGCAGCACGACGATGGTGTTGGGATTGGCCGCGGCGACCGCCTCGACCAGCGCGTTCTGCTCGCCATGGAGTTCCATGTCGGCGCGGTCATAGCCTTCGCTGTCCGTCGAGCGGGAGACACCGACGAAGACGAGGGCCACATCCGCGCGCGCGGCGGCGGCCACGGCCTCGTCGATGGTGCCCGCCGGCTTACGCAGGCCGACGCGGAACAGCTGGAACCGGTCACCCCGGGTGGCATAGTCGATCTCGATGGGATAGCAGCGCCCCGCTTCCAGCATCACGGTGCCGCGGCCCCGCGACATCTTCACCACGTCGACGAAGGTGAAGGGCTCGGGCGCAAGATGGCCCGCCACCGGCACGCCGTCGATGCGCACCTGCGCCACCGTGCCGCGCATGGTGACGTGTTCGATGACGACTTCGTAGTCGCCGCTTCGGTCGGGCCAGAGGAAGCCGCTCCAGCGCGCCGAGAACGTGTCCGCATTGGCGCCCGCGACATCGCGCGGAAAGCCGAACTTGTGCATGTAGGCCTCGGTCCCCTGGCGAATGACGGGACCGGAGAGGTCGTCGCTGGCGTGATACCGGACCGCCAGTCCTTCTGCCGAGCGGTTGCGGTCGGGGCTCAAGAAACGCCGGTCGATGAGGGGGACGATGGGCTCGTTGTCGACGCCCGGCGCATGGACAAGCTCGACCGCGTCGCCGAGCAGATCCCGCAAGCCATCCAGCGGCGTCACCTCATGAAAGGGAATGGCATGGGCGCTGCCGCCGCCCTGGATAATCGCTTCATCCGCGTTGGGGCCGATCACCGCCACCCGCTTCAGGGCGTCCGCGCGCAGCGGCAGGATCTCGTCCGCGTTCTTGAGCAGGACGATGGCCTCCTCGGCGATCCTTTGTGAGAGGGCCTGATGCGCCGGCGTGTTCAGCGCGCCTTCTCCGGTCCCGTCGAGAGCGCCGATGATCAGCACCAGCATCCGCCGGGCCGCGGCGTCGATGGCCGAGAGGGGCACCTCGCCCGCTTCGGCCGCATCGACCAGTTTCTGGCCGAAATGCCGGGCGGGGCCGGGCATTTCCAGATCGAGACCGGCCGCGACCGCACCGGTCGAGTGTACCGCGCCCCAGTCGGAGACGACCGCGCCGTCGAAGCCCCATTCCGTCTTCAGCACCTCGGTGAGCAGCCTTTGATGCTCGCTCATGAAGGTGCCGTTGACCCGGTTGTAGGCGGCCATCACGGTCGCGGGCCGGGCGCGCGTCACCGTCGCCTCGAAGGCGGGCAGGTAGATTTCGCGCAACGTGCGTTCGTCGACATTGGAGCTGCTGTTCAGCCGCTCATGCTCCTGGTTGTTGGCCGCGTAGTGCTTGACGGAGGTGCCGACGCCCTCGCTCTGGACACCCTGCACGAAGGCGACCGCCAGTTCTCCGGCGAGATGCGGGTCCTCGGAGTAGGTCTCGAAATTGCGCCCGCCCAGCGGCGTGCGCTGGATATTGATGTTGGGGCCGAGCAGCACATGGACGCCCTTGGCCCGGGCCTCACGCCCCATGGCGGCGGCGGCGGCGCGGATCAGGTCGGGGTTCCAGGTCGCGCCCATGGCCACGCCGACGGGAAACACCGTGGTCGGCTCGCTCTCGTTGCAGCGCAGCCCATTGGGACCGTCGGCGACGAAGATGGAGGGCAGGCCAACGCGCGGCAGCGCCACCGTCGACCACATGTCGCAGCCAGCCAGCAACGCGACTTTTTCTTCGAGGGTCAGCCGGGCCAGGAGCGCATCGGCGCGGCTGGCAACGGACTGGGCAACAGTCTCGGTGGTCACGGCATCTCCCCATTCAACCGGTCACCGGCCGGATGATGAGGGAAGCCGCGTGCGGCGTCTACAGGCCGAGACGACTCCATTCGATGACGGGACAGCGATCCATGACGACGGTCAGTCCCGCCGCGCGGGCAGTCTCCGCCGCGGCGTCGTTGATGACGCCGAGCTGCATCCAGATCGTCTTGGCGCCGACCTCGATCGCCCTGTCGACGATGGGCGGGATGAATTCGGAGCGCCGGAAGCAGTCCACCATGTCGATGGGGACGGGCACATCGCCCAGATCGGACAGAATGGTCTTTCCCTGTACCGTTTCACCCGCCGCGACGGGATTGACCGGATAGACGTCGTATCCCTGCGCGATCAGGAAACTCATGACGCCATAGACCGGCTTGAACCGGTCGGTGCCCGCGCCGACGACGGCGATGGTGCGGGTATTCTTCAGAATCGTGGCGATGGCGCTGTCGGTGGGGTTGGTGAATGCCATCAGGTGTCCTTCCATTCTGGATGTCGCTTGTCGAGGAACGCCGTGATGCCTTCGGCGGCATCGTCGAACGTCATGTTCTCGATCATGGCCTCGGCTGCTAACGCATAGGCGTCGGGAAGGTTCATGGGGAGCTGGCGATAGAAGCCATGCTTGCCAAAGCGCAGCACCTTGGACGATTTGGACGCGAGCTGCGCGGCCAGCGCGCCGACGGCTGAATCCAGCTCGGCGAATGGCACCAGCCGGTTGACCAGGCCGATTTCCGCCGCCTGGGCCGCCGGGATGAGATCGCCGGTCAGAAGCATCTCCATGGCGTGCTTGGGCGCCACGTTGCGGGTCAGCGCGACCATGGGCGTGGAGCAAAACAGGCCGATGTTCACGCCGGGCGTGGCGAAGCGGGAATCATCGGCCGCGACCGCCAGATCGCTGGACGCGACCAGCTGGCAGCCCGCGGCGGTGGCGACGCCGTGTACCCGCGCGATCACCGGCTGAGGCAGCGCGACTACCGCCTGCATCAGCTGGGCGCAGGTCTCGAAGGTGAGCCGGATGAAATCGGGATCATGATGGAGGCGCATCTCGCGCAAATCGTGTCCGGCGCAGAAGGCGGGACCGGCCCCGGCGATGACGACCACGCGCACCGCGTCATCCTCGGCGATGGCGGTCAGCGCATCCATCAGGGCGGCCATGAGATCGAGGCTGAGGGCGTTGCGCGCCTGCGGCCGGTTCAGCGTCAAGGTGGTGACGCCCTCGGGCGTGTCGGCGCGCAGCAGCACGGGTTCATCATTCATCGGGCATTCTCCTGTCTGAGCGGCCGGAAGGTAGCACGGATATCGTCGACCACCGCCTCGGGTTCCTCGGCGGCGGCGAAGTGGCCACCCATGGGATGTTCCTTGCGGTAACGCACATCGAACTGGGCTTCGGCCTCGCCGGACAGGCTCCGGCCGACGTCATGGGCCATGTAGGTAAGGCCGGTCGGTACGTTGACCAGCGGCGTGCCGTCATGAACCGGCTTCCACGGCACCTTGCCCGCCTCGGCGTAGAGCCGGGCCGAGGTCACGAACGTGTCGGTGAACCAGTAGAGCGAGGTGGTGGTGAGCAGGAAGTCCCGGGTGAAGGCCTGTTCCACATCGCCGTCATTGGCGCTCCAGGCGCGGCGGCGCTCGACCAGCCACGCCAGCAGGCCGACCGGCGAATCGTGCAGCGCATAGGCCAGCGTCTGCGGGTCGAGCATGTGCACCGCCACGTGGCTGGCGATGCGGCGCTGGATTCCGAGATAATGCTCGCGCTGGGCAGCCGGCAGGTCGTCGGGCACCAGCTTGCCGGCGGTCACGTCCCACGGCCGCTGGTTGTTCCAGTAGTTGAGCCTCGGCGTGCTGGTCAGGTGAATGCCGATGACGCTTTCGGCATATTTGTGGCCGAGCTGGGCGGTGGTCGTCGCGCCCCAGTCGCCGCCCTGGGCGCCATACCGCGCGAAACCGAGCTTTTCGGTCATCAGCCGGTGAATGGGATCGGCGGCCCGGGCCGCGCTCATGCCGGTCTGGGTCAGCGGCGAGGAGAAGCCGAAGCCCGGCATGGACATGACGATGACCTCGAACGCATCGTTCGGGTCGCCGCCGAAAGAGGCAGGGTCGGCCAGCGGGCGGATCAGTTCGTGATAGTCCCAGAAGGTCCATGGCCAGCCATGGGTCATCACCAGCGGGATGGGGTTCGGGCCCTTGCCCGGCTCGCGGATGAAGTGCAGCGGCACGCCGTCCACCTCGGTGCGGTAATGGCTGAAGCCGTTGATCGCCCGCTCCTGCGCGCGCCAGTCGTACCCGTTCAGCCAGTAGTCCACCAGCTCGCGCATATAGGCACCGTTGGCGCCGTAGCGCCAATCGTCATTGCCCATGTCACGAGGCCAGTTGGCAGCGCGAAGCCGGCGTTTCAGGTCCTCGAGCTTTTCCTCGGGTATGGCGATCTGGAAGGGTTCGACGGTCACGGCATTCTCCCCGGTTGCGCCTCCGAGTGTACGGGAGAACGCCGTGAGCGCCAGCGGCTGCGCACGCCGCCGCGAGGGAGAAACGCCAGATGGCCTGTAAGCCGGGTTCTGTCCCCGCTTGCGCGGGTGATGACCATTCCTCTAGGCGTACCGTTGCCGGCACGCTCAAGCAACCTACCCGGACGACGCGTCGGAAACGCTGCATGTGCCGTCCCTATTCGGTCTTGCTCCCGGTGGGGTTTACCGTGCCGTCCCTGTTACCAGGGCCGCGGTGCGCTCTTACCGCACCCTTTCACCCTTACCTGCTGCGAACGGCAGGCGGTTTGCTTTCTGTGGCACTTTCCCTGGGGTCGCCCCCGCCGGGCGTTACCCGGCACCGTATTTCCGTGGAGCCCGGACTTTCCTCCCCCTGCCGGTTACCCTGCAGGCGGCGGCCATCCGGCCATCTGGCGCGGGCGAACATGGGACCATGCGGCCGTGCGGTCAAGAAGCCCTTGCAAGCCCAGAGCCTTTTGCCGATGATGGCCGCCCTTCCATGGACTCGGCGGTAATGATCAAAATCAGCCCGGCAAAATCGTTGGTTCTCGCTGCGGCGGCGGCTTCGCTGCTGCTCGGCGGCTGCGAAACGCTCAACAGTCTCAATCCTTTCGGCGGCGGCAGCAGCAAGGACGAGAAGAAGATCGAGCAGGCCAAGAAGTACGACAACCGCCCGATCTACAAGCCCACCGGCGACATTCCGCCGGACGCGGCCAACGCCAAGCGTTCGGACGAGGACGTCAGGGCGGCCCCGTAAGACCGCCCTTCCCCTGAATCCTCAGTGGTCGCAGACACCTGCCTTGGGCGGGGTCGCGGCCATGTCGGCCTGGACGGCGACCTGAACGGCCGCGATCATTGTCCGCGTTTCCTTGTCGGCGCTGCCGTCCACCCGTGACGGCCGCCAATGCCGCTGGAACGCCTTCAGGATCGCCCGGTAGACCGGCGAATCCTGGCCATCGACGGGAATGCAGTAGCCGATGGACCGCAGCGCGTTCTGGATCTCGCGCACCGTGCCGGAGACCGGCTCCAGATCCACATGCTGCGGCCAGAGGCCGATACCCTTCCTGGAAAAGCGCTCCCAGGGAAACAGCTCGCCCGGGTCGTCCTTGCGCATGGGCGCGATGTCGGAATGTCCGAGCACCTGACGCCGGGGAATGGGATGGCGGCCGAGAATGTCCAGCGCCAGCGATTCCAGCGCGGCCATCTGGGCCTCGGGGAAGTCGCGGTAGCCATGCTCATGGCCCGGATTGACCAGTTCGATGCCGATCGATCGCTGGTTCATGCCGATCTTGCCTTCCCAGCAGGACTGTCCGGCGTGCCAAGCGGTCTTGTCCTCGGTCACCAGCCGGTGAACAGTTCCGTCCTCGTCGATCAGGTAGTGGGCGCTGACCTTGGCCTCCGGGTCGCACAGACGGTCGATAGCGGCCTGGGCCGAACCCATCCCCGTGTAATGCAGGATCAACAGGTCGATGTCGAATCCCGGCGGACGGGCGGAAAAGTTGGGCGATTCCCGGTCGGTGATCATGGCGTGTTCCCCGTTAAGCGTTGGCGGCGCGACTTGAGCGCCTCGCGGATCTGGATAATGGCGACACCGCCCATGGTCATCAAGCCACCGATGGCCAGTTTCGTGGTGACCGGATCGTCGTGCAGCCAGATGCCGAAGAAGACACCCAGCATGGGCGGCGCGATCATGAACGGCACCATATAGGTGACCGGGTAGCGTTGCAGCAGATAGAACATGCCGCCATGGCCCATGATGGAGGCGCCGACGCCGGTGTAGAGCACCAGCAGGACGCCGTACCAGCCGGCATCCACGGCATGGGCCACCTGCCCCGTCTCCATGAAGAACGATACCGCGAACAAGGCCGGGAAACTGACCACCGCGATCCAGGCTTGGACCTGCATGGGATGGGCCCCGGTCATGCCGCGCATCAGGATGACCGAGACCGCGAAGAAACAGGCACCGATGCAGACCACGATCAGGGCCAGCGGGCTGTCGAAGGCGACCGGGTCGAAGCCCAGAACCATCACGCCGGCAAAGGCGACGGCCATACCGGCCAGCCGCCAGGGACCGACCCGCTCACCGAGGAACAGGACGGCGAGAAGCACCATGAAGGGGATGTTGATCTGCAGCGCGACGGCGACCGGCGCGACGTGGTCGGTCAGCGAATAGCCAACCAGGATCAAGCCGAAATGCAGCGCCCCCGAAGTCAGGCCGATCCAGACCATGCGCCACATCTGTCCCTTGATCGGTTTGAGCCAGGGACTGAGCAGCAGCGCGACCACGAAAAAGCGCAGCCCGGCGAAGAACACCGGGGGAATGACATCGACACCCCATTTGGTGACCATGACATTGAAACCCCAGACCAGCGTGACCAGCACGGCCAGCATGAAATGCGGTAGGGTCATGCGCCGAGGCCGCGGTGCTTGCGGATGCGGTCATAAGCATCGTTGATCGCGGCGACCTTCTCGTTCGCCACGTCGATGAATTCCTGCGGCAGGCCTTGGGCGACCAGCGTGTCCGGATGGTGCTCGCGCACCAGTTTGCGATACTGGGTCTTGATCTCGTCGTCGCTGGCGCCGCGCGCCACGCCGAGCACACGGTAGGGATCGGCATCGCCTGGCCCCACATGGCCGGCGCGGATGCGCTCATATCCGGCCCGGTCGAAGCCGAAGATCAGCGCGACTTCGTACAGGAACTGGTCCTCGGCCGGATGAATCACGCCATCGGCCTTGGCGATATGGAACAGGGCGTCCAGCAGCTCCTCGAGCACGCCCCGGTTGCCGCGAAACAGCTTGGCCAACTGGTGGGCATAGGGCTCGAAGCCGGTGGCCTCGCGCCGCGCCTTGTCGAACAGGCGCTCGACGTTCTTCACCTCATGCTCGGGGATATGAAATACCTGCCGGAAGGCGTCGATCTCGTCGCGGGTCACCGACCCGTCGGCCTTCGCCATCTTGGCCCCCAGCACGATGACGCCGATGGTGAAGCTGATGCTTCGCGTGCCTTCCCGCGCGTCGCCCGGCTCTGGATCGGTCTTGCTCGCGGCATGGCCCACCGCGGCGCCGAGCAGCGCGCCGATCGGTCCGCCCAGCATGAGACCTGCCGCGCCGCCCAGTATGGTAGTCCAGATGCTCATGCCGCGTCCTTTACGGTCGCCGTTAGTAGCATCGAACCGGACGGGAAACAGCCTGCGTTTTTTCCGGTCGGCATGGACCGGAATGCAGGGAACGCTCAGTTATCCGCAGCGCCTTCCTCGATCCATTGGCGCACCAGCGCGATCTGTTCCGGCTTCAGCGGGCTGCCGACGGAGGGCATCGCGGCGCCGCTGCCGCCCACCTCGGCATGGGTGCCCTCGATCTTGCGGTAGAGATAGCTGTCCGCGGGTTTGCCCGGTTCGACCCGCATCATATCGACCTCGACCGACTTGATGCCGACCAGGCTGGCATGGGCCGATTTGGGGTGAAGCTGGATGCTGCCCGGTTCCTTGCCGGTGAGATGGCACATGACACAGCGCGTCTTCAGGATCGGCACGATATCCTTGGCGAAGCTGACCGGCTCGGCGGCGGCGGCGGGCGTGGCTCCCAGCAGGCAGGCGACGGCGAATGTCAGCAGACCGACGCGGCGACTGGCGCGGGCGTCGCCGCCAGCCAGGCAGAGCGGCGCCGCGTGGCGGCTGAGCTGTACAAACGTGTTCCCCGACATGTCATCTTCCCCTTTTTGCCCGGCGGCCGTGCGTCGATGCACGTTCTCGCTCGGCTTCCGGTCGCCGAGTCGCCATGCTATACGCGTTTCGTGGACCGTATCGACCGTTGTCTGATACGGACCGCCACGGAAAATATAATCTCCGCAAGCCTCGCCGCTGATCCAGGAAGTCAATGCCCCGCCAAGTCGATCATGATGCCCGTCGCCTGGAAGTCGCGGAAGTGGCGGCACGCCTGATCGCGCAGGTGGGCGTGGAACGCGTGACGGTGCGCGAGCTGGCCAAGGCGGCGGGATACAGCACCGCCATCGTCAGCCACTATTTCGCCGACAAACGGCAATTGCTGCTGTTCACCTACCAGGCGGCCGCGCAGAACGCGCAGGAGCGCGTCGACAGCGTCTTGTCGGCGGCGCCGGAGGATCTGGAAGGATGCCTGACAGCGCTGCTGCCGCTCGACGAGGCCCGCCACCGCGACTGGCAGGTCTGGCTGTCGTTCTGGGGCATGGCCATCGGCGATCCCGAATTCGCCGAGGTGCAGCGCCGGCGCGTCATCGGCAGCCGCAAGATGATCCAGGGCGTGCTGGAGGCCATGGCGCGCAAGGGCAAACTGTCTGGCGACATGGATTTCGACCTGCTGTCGCGGCAATTGCTGACTGTCGTGAACGGCCTGGCGGTGCAGGCGGGCTTCGATCCGGCGGACTGGCCGGCGGAACGGCAGCAGAATGTCTTGTCGAAAGCCATCGAAACCTTGCTCGGTCAAGGCTGAGGGCCGTTCCCAGCGGGAGAGACGCTTTTCTTCGGCGTCAAGCTGGGGGATAGTCGATGCCTGTCTGCTCCAAGGGGGAACCGGATGTTGAAGCCCTTCCTGCACGGCGCCGCGCTCGCGCTGGCCCTGACCGTCGCTGTCGCCCTGCCGGCCGCGTCCCAGCCCATGGATCCGGCGCCGGGCGCCGTCGAGCCGCCGCCGCCGAAAAAGCCCAAGGCCAAGCCGAAACCCACGCCAGCGTCGTTCGACTGCCGGGATGCCCGGTCGGAGGCCGAGCGCATGGTGTGCCGCTCGTTCGAGCTGGCCAAGCTGGACGTGCAGAT harbors:
- a CDS encoding DMT family transporter, whose protein sequence is MTLPHFMLAVLVTLVWGFNVMVTKWGVDVIPPVFFAGLRFFVVALLLSPWLKPIKGQMWRMVWIGLTSGALHFGLILVGYSLTDHVAPVAVALQINIPFMVLLAVLFLGERVGPWRLAGMAVAFAGVMVLGFDPVAFDSPLALIVVCIGACFFAVSVILMRGMTGAHPMQVQAWIAVVSFPALFAVSFFMETGQVAHAVDAGWYGVLLVLYTGVGASIMGHGGMFYLLQRYPVTYMVPFMIAPPMLGVFFGIWLHDDPVTTKLAIGGLMTMGGVAIIQIREALKSRRQRLTGNTP
- a CDS encoding TerB family tellurite resistance protein, translating into MSIWTTILGGAAGLMLGGPIGALLGAAVGHAASKTDPEPGDAREGTRSISFTIGVIVLGAKMAKADGSVTRDEIDAFRQVFHIPEHEVKNVERLFDKARREATGFEPYAHQLAKLFRGNRGVLEELLDALFHIAKADGVIHPAEDQFLYEVALIFGFDRAGYERIRAGHVGPGDADPYRVLGVARGASDDEIKTQYRKLVREHHPDTLVAQGLPQEFIDVANEKVAAINDAYDRIRKHRGLGA
- a CDS encoding TetR/AcrR family transcriptional regulator, producing MPRQVDHDARRLEVAEVAARLIAQVGVERVTVRELAKAAGYSTAIVSHYFADKRQLLLFTYQAAAQNAQERVDSVLSAAPEDLEGCLTALLPLDEARHRDWQVWLSFWGMAIGDPEFAEVQRRRVIGSRKMIQGVLEAMARKGKLSGDMDFDLLSRQLLTVVNGLAVQAGFDPADWPAERQQNVLSKAIETLLGQG